A genome region from Hevea brasiliensis isolate MT/VB/25A 57/8 chromosome 9, ASM3005281v1, whole genome shotgun sequence includes the following:
- the LOC131183326 gene encoding auxin-responsive protein SAUR32-like, whose product MGSTGDRNNHHLNSNANLPHLLHFHNHHHHHHGGSKKDLKDIPKGCLAILVGQGEEQQRFVIPVIYINHPLFIQLLKEAEEEYGFDQKGPITIPCHVEEFRNVQGMIDRENTHHHHHHHLLCFRI is encoded by the coding sequence ATGGGGAGTACTGGAGATAGAAACAACCATCACTTGAATTCCAATGCTAATTTGCCACATCTTCTTCACTTTcataatcatcatcatcatcaccacGGAGGAAGCAAGAAAGATTTGAAAGATATTCCAAAAGGGTGCTTGGCGATCTTGGTGGGACAAGGTGAGGAGCAACAGAGGTTTGTTATCCCTGTGATTTACATAAATCATCCACTTTTCATTCAGCTCCTCAAAGAAGCTGAAGAAGAGTATGGATTTGATCAAAAAGGCCCCATCACTATTCCTTGTCATGTCGAGGAGTTTCGCAACGTTCAAGGCATGATCGACAGGGAAAAcacccaccaccaccaccatcaccatcTTTTATGCTTTAGGATTTGA
- the LOC110644821 gene encoding LOW QUALITY PROTEIN: CDPK-related kinase 4 (The sequence of the model RefSeq protein was modified relative to this genomic sequence to represent the inferred CDS: inserted 2 bases in 1 codon) — MGLCCSKDVSAVKNDGITPATHFKPPSSSPPTERPVETPSSTDCNPFAASPFQSPLPAGVPPSPSEAGTPGRKFRWPLPPPSPAKPIMAIMRRRGQTKPPKEVPIPEDGEGGEGERQLDKSFGYANNFPAKFELGREVGRGHFGYTCWAXWEERELRGQPVAVKIISKAKMTTAISIEDVRREIKIMKALSGHKHMIKFHDAFEDANNVYMVMELCEGGELLDRILSRGGRYTEEDAKSIVVQILSVVAFCHLQGVVHRDLKPENFLFTTRDDDAPMKIIDFGLSDFIRPDQRLNDIVGSAYYVAPEVLHRSYSVEADMWSIGVITYILLCGSRPFWAQTESGIFHSVLRADPNFDDSPWPVVSAEAKAFVKRLLSKDHRKRMTAAQALTHPWLRDENRPVPLDILIYKSVKSYVRATPLKRAALKALSKAIPEDEFFYLKAQFSLLEPKDGFLSLNSFKAVLTRHFTDAMKESRVIDIFNVMEPLSYEKMGFEEFCAASINTYQLEVLEDWEDIAHTAFEYFEEEGNRVISVQELALEMNLGPTAHSLVNDWIRSSDGKLSFLGYIKFLHGVTLRSCNTRQR; from the exons ATGGGCCTTTGCTGTAGCAAAGACGTATCCGCAGTCAAAAATGATGGAATCACACCCGCCACCCACTTTAAACCGCCGTCGTCTTCACCTCCAACTGAACGTCCGGTGGAGACACCGTCTTCCACTGATTGTAACCCATTCGCGGCTAGCCCATTCCAAAGTCCTCTTCCGGCTGGAGTTCCGCCGTCTCCTTCCGAGGCGGGTACTCCAGGAAGAAAGTTCAGGTGGCCTTTGCCGCCTCCGTCTCCGGCTAAGCCGATCATGGCGATTATGAGGCGGCGAGGGCAGACTAAGCCGCCCAAGGAGGTGCCAATACCAGAGGATGGAGAGGGAGGTGAGGGCGAGAGGCAGCTGGATAAGAGTTTTGGCTACGCGAATAATTTTCCGGCCAAGTTCGAGTTGGGGAGGGAGGTTGggcgagggcattttggttacacTTGCTGGGC ATGGGAAGAGAGGGAGCTCAGGGGACAGCCAGTCGCCGTCAAGATCATTTCCAAAGCCAAG ATGACAACAGCAATATCCATTGAAGATGTTCGTCGGGAGATAAAAATAATGAAAGCTCTATCGGGGCATAAGCATATGATCAAATTTCATGATGCTTTTGAGGATGCCAATAATGTCTACATGGTCATGGA ATTGTGCGAAGGTGGAGAACTACTAGACAGAATTTTATCAAG AGGTGGAAGATACACAGAGGAAGATGCTAAATCTATTGTTGTGCAAATCCTAAGTGTAGTTGCCTTTTGTCATCTTCAAGGTGTTGTGCACCGGGATCTTAAGCCTGAG AATTTCCTTTTTACCACAAGAGATGACGATGCTCCCATGAAGATTATTGATTTTGGGTTATCAGATTTTATTAGGCCAG ATCAACGTCTCAATGATATTGTTGGCAGTGCATATTATGTTGCACCAGAAGTGCTCCATAGATCATACAGTGTTGAAGCTGATATGTGGAGTATTGGTGTCATAACATATATATTGTTATGTGGAAGTAGACCTTTTTGGGCTCAGACTGAATCAGGAATTTTTCATTCTGTGTTAAGAGCTGATCCTAATTTTGATGACTCACCTTGGCCTGTGGTATCGGCAGAAGCTAAAGCTTTTGTGAAAAGGCTTCTGAGCAAGGACCACAGGAAGAGAATGACTGCTGCCCAAGCTTTGA CTCACCCATGGTTGCGAGATGAAAATCGACCTGTGCCTTTGGATATTTTGATATACAAGTCGGTTAAGTCATATGTTCGTGCCACACCATTGAAGCGTGCAGCACTGAAG GCTCTTTCAAAAGCTATTCCAGAAGATGAGTTTTTCTATCTCAAGGCTCAATTTAGTCTTTTGGAACCAAAAGATGGATTTCTTTCTCTTAATAGTTTTAAAGCG GTGTTAACGAGACATTTTACTGATGCCATGAAGGAGTCAAGGGttattgacattttcaatgtg ATGGAACCGCTCTCCTATGAAAAAATGGGGTTTGAGGAGTTCTGTGCTGCTTCAATAAATACATATCAACTTGAGGTCCTTGAAGACTGGGAAGATATTGCACATACAGCGTTTGAGTACTTTGAAGAAGAAGGAAACCGGGTCATTTCAGTGCAGGAATTGGCTCTG GAAATGAATTTGGGTCCTACAGCCCATTCTTTAGTCAATGATTGGATTAGAAGTTCTGATGGAAAATTGAGCTTCCTTGGATATATCAAATTTTTACATGGTGTGACTCTTCGTAGTTGTAATACAAGACAACGATAG